A single genomic interval of Dromiciops gliroides isolate mDroGli1 chromosome 1, mDroGli1.pri, whole genome shotgun sequence harbors:
- the LOC122750610 gene encoding peptidyl-prolyl cis-trans isomerase-like 4 — translation MYLELFGWCKAEVKSPIPRFTQSGVPDPHTQRNVHGKSRRGDSLALVATSADEGRGGGRGGREGRRERGREGRRNEERAGAGAPADLSPESGKPPPGWDQKRTRGSREGGERDSGGRRGSRPPELQQRQPRGSACPRPGEPPTNSARRRSRLCPRRRCLRCRRLRLRLRRHREGPVSVPGWRPAGARQSRISGKLLLVTLF, via the exons ATGTACCTGGAGCTGTTTGGTTGGTGTAAAGCTGAAGTGAAAT CCCCAATTCCTCGCTTCACTCAGTCCGGGGTCCCAGATCCACACACCCAGAGAAACGTCCACGGAAAGAGCCGCCGGGGCGATTCTTTGGCCCTGGTAGCTACTAGTGCGGACGAGGGGAGGGGCGgcgggagaggaggaagggagggaaggagggagagaggaagggagggaaggaggaacgAGGAGAGAGCGGGGGCAGGGGCACCGGCCGATCTGAGCCCAGAGTCCGGGAAGCCGCCTCCGGGGTGGGACCAGAAGCGGACGAGAGGGTCCAGAGAAGGCGGAGAGCGGGACTCGGGAGGGAGGCGGGGAAGCCGGCCACCCGAGCTGCAGCAGCGGCAGCCCCGGGGCTCTGCCTGTCCCCGCCCAGGGGAGCCTCCAACTAACTCCGCCCGCCGTCGCAGCCGCCTCTGCCCCCGCCGCCGCTGCCTCCGCTGCcgccgcctccgcctccgcctccgccgcCACCGAGAGGGTCCAGTGTCCGTCCCGGGCTGGCGCCCTGCCGGGGCCCGGCAGTCCAG